In the genome of Paenibacillus pabuli, one region contains:
- a CDS encoding OsmC family protein, giving the protein MANVQTFKATAHLQDGVQVITKARQFELIIDEPTNLGGTDTGMNPVEALLASLGACQSIVARVYASKFDVVLDDFRVDVEGDLDLDGFFNRADVRPGYSDIRYTFYIKTSSSKEKVESFVEFLESKCPVGDTISNPVNTKLNRVIIENGISL; this is encoded by the coding sequence ATGGCTAATGTTCAGACTTTCAAAGCTACTGCCCATCTGCAAGATGGGGTTCAAGTGATCACCAAAGCAAGACAATTCGAACTGATCATCGATGAGCCAACAAACCTCGGGGGTACGGACACGGGAATGAATCCTGTAGAAGCTTTACTTGCCTCCCTTGGCGCATGTCAATCCATTGTGGCCCGGGTCTATGCCTCGAAATTTGATGTTGTACTTGATGATTTTAGAGTTGATGTTGAAGGTGACCTGGATCTTGACGGATTTTTTAACCGAGCCGATGTACGTCCCGGTTATTCCGATATTCGATACACATTCTATATTAAAACCAGCTCATCTAAAGAAAAAGTTGAATCATTTGTAGAATTTCTAGAAAGTAAATGTCCTGTGGGGGATACGATTTCCAATCCGGTGAATACCAAGCTCAATCGCGTCATTATCGAAAATGGTATATCGTTGTAA
- a CDS encoding DMT family transporter — translation MNKTWLSVVIAALFEVGWVIGLKHASGFLEWGATLIAIIVSFTLMIAASRSLDVGTVYAVFVGLGTAGTVLAEIILFDAAIQSGKMLLIGVLLLGVIGLKMLSKGKTKEVHES, via the coding sequence ATGAACAAAACATGGTTGTCCGTCGTTATTGCAGCTTTATTTGAAGTCGGTTGGGTCATTGGATTGAAACATGCCAGTGGTTTTCTGGAGTGGGGGGCTACACTGATCGCCATTATTGTCAGCTTCACCTTAATGATTGCGGCATCCCGCTCATTAGATGTAGGAACCGTATATGCGGTATTCGTTGGACTGGGTACAGCAGGAACTGTACTGGCAGAGATTATATTGTTTGATGCTGCGATTCAATCTGGGAAAATGCTGCTCATTGGGGTTCTATTATTGGGCGTAATTGGTCTTAAAATGCTTAGCAAAGGAAAAACAAAGGAGGTACATGAATCATGA
- a CDS encoding MmcQ/YjbR family DNA-binding protein produces the protein MENKIIDYCLKKKGATKDYPFGADTVVIKIAGKMFALMFEGKADNVRLNLKCDPIIAENLREQHEAVQPGYHMNKKHWNTIILDGSLSEQDIFVMIDHSYELVVKTLSKSLLESIS, from the coding sequence TTGGAAAATAAGATTATTGATTATTGTTTGAAGAAAAAAGGTGCAACAAAGGATTATCCCTTCGGAGCTGATACAGTAGTAATCAAAATTGCTGGGAAGATGTTTGCGCTTATGTTTGAGGGAAAGGCGGACAACGTTCGCTTAAACTTAAAATGTGATCCAATCATTGCAGAAAACCTGAGAGAGCAGCATGAAGCCGTTCAACCAGGTTACCATATGAACAAAAAGCATTGGAATACCATTATTCTAGATGGCTCCTTGTCGGAGCAGGATATCTTTGTGATGATTGATCATTCATATGAGTTGGTGGTCAAAACCTTGTCCAAAAGTCTTTTGGAATCCATATCGTAA
- a CDS encoding DEAD/DEAH box helicase: MTFKDLNIIPAILEGLNKANYTAPTPIQEQAIPAVLAGRDLLGCAQTGTGKTAAFSVPIIQLLSEKSNGPKAARHIRSLILTPTRELAIQISDNIKAYSRYTDIRCAAIVGGVSQKVQERALNQGADIIIATPGRLIDLVNQKRIDLKHVQILVLDEADRMLDMGFIHDVKRIIAKMPSKKQTLFFSATMPPEITKMVKTLLVDPVKVEITPVSSTVDRIEQSVYLLENGKKQSLLTHILQDKSIVSALVFTRTKRGADRVTRDLSKVNITAQAIHGNKSQNERQRALNNFKSGVTRVLVATDIAARGIDVEELSHVINFNLPNIPETYVHRIGRTGRAGHSGMAISFCEKEELPFLKDIEKVIKKTIPEVKNHPYPMTSVPAFVKPNQTSKSAAHKPAADKPVKSKANPARKPKSEWFKKSGKTDHGKPNSSKPNHNKPSHGKSVQKSTSYGKPRAVK, from the coding sequence ATGACATTTAAAGACTTGAATATTATACCCGCAATTTTGGAAGGCTTGAACAAAGCAAACTATACTGCCCCGACACCTATACAGGAACAGGCAATTCCAGCCGTATTGGCAGGCAGAGATTTGCTTGGCTGTGCGCAAACAGGGACAGGGAAGACGGCAGCATTTTCTGTACCTATCATTCAATTATTAAGCGAAAAGTCGAACGGCCCCAAAGCCGCACGTCATATTCGTTCGTTGATTCTAACGCCGACAAGAGAACTGGCGATTCAGATCTCGGATAACATTAAGGCTTACAGCCGTTACACAGATATTCGTTGCGCCGCAATCGTGGGTGGCGTTTCACAAAAGGTTCAGGAGCGTGCGCTCAATCAAGGAGCAGATATTATTATTGCTACGCCTGGAAGACTGATTGATCTGGTTAATCAAAAACGTATTGATCTTAAACATGTGCAAATTCTCGTTCTTGATGAAGCAGACCGGATGTTGGATATGGGCTTCATTCACGATGTGAAACGAATTATTGCGAAGATGCCGAGCAAGAAGCAGACGCTGTTCTTCTCAGCTACAATGCCTCCCGAGATTACCAAAATGGTAAAAACGCTGCTGGTTGATCCGGTAAAAGTAGAAATTACACCCGTCTCCTCCACAGTAGATCGAATTGAACAGTCTGTGTATTTATTGGAAAATGGCAAAAAACAAAGTCTGTTGACTCATATCTTGCAGGATAAATCCATTGTTTCGGCACTGGTATTCACCCGCACTAAGCGCGGGGCTGACCGTGTAACTCGCGATTTGTCCAAAGTGAATATTACGGCTCAGGCCATTCACGGCAACAAATCTCAAAATGAACGTCAAAGAGCGCTGAATAATTTCAAAAGCGGTGTTACACGGGTACTGGTGGCGACGGATATAGCGGCAAGGGGCATTGATGTTGAGGAACTTTCACATGTAATCAACTTCAACCTGCCTAATATTCCAGAAACATATGTTCACCGAATCGGCCGTACAGGCAGAGCAGGGCATAGCGGAATGGCGATTTCCTTTTGCGAGAAGGAGGAACTTCCGTTCCTCAAGGATATCGAGAAAGTAATCAAGAAGACTATTCCTGAAGTGAAAAATCATCCTTATCCGATGACAAGTGTGCCTGCTTTTGTAAAACCGAATCAAACATCAAAATCGGCAGCCCATAAACCTGCGGCCGATAAACCTGTGAAGTCAAAAGCGAATCCCGCTCGAAAGCCCAAGTCGGAGTGGTTTAAAAAGAGTGGAAAAACCGATCATGGTAAGCCTAACAGCAGTAAACCCAATCATAATAAGCCAAGCCACGGTAAATCAGTTCAAAAAAGTACAAGTTACGGTAAACCAAGAGCAGTAAAGTAA
- a CDS encoding S-layer homology domain-containing protein produces MKDINKRWMAIVLSTVMIVQSFWTFAGIGYAAASQDLNTSNLAKNVVISQFYGGKKDDVVDVYGNDFVELYNPTAEPVSLNDWSIQFADTQKNNWKIALLGTTTAQIPAYGYYLIALGSNGNVGEQLPQPDASETSFKLDNNSGKLVLLNTTQLLSASDPMADVLQEHVVDFVGYDADAYWGSPAPQAGKKNTMQRLVFDPMNPEKKATAAAFPNRGNNWDTRNNGNDFEKIAGAKARNSSTTSAYVILKSNQRIEMQSASSVDAVHNKITLNAFGGLVKQGPWTSNDFSVLGLPAGFSAEASASGDQIEVTITGDGTGNVVSESLLTFEIHPDAWDQVHKPTSSLTVYQGSNTITLAPFTPSNKIVATLDSSSSNIRMNSAKDLNTTIQLNLSAGVPVNGTLDSNAYSVTGLPEGNWNIKGEGRSSDHTITLSISGTSASAVMNTVMLNVTLMAEAVQDTDWLASEEISARLLRYSQSVLTDENRKHVVEDSIIADNTGFNDSATKEYKYGSDAMGANEYTFLRGTNSLFRADRAAGLIPSPNAVIPGWNEKDILTYTQGDAHIQNVGTFNDSTNQMVFSLNDVDSSGIGSFYDDLIRFVTSIYVVKYEKDSSAIANLQDADFREASSVFLETYKDTLIKINSEISSKNTKLTKSNVTPYTKEVMDKVSKVSYEEALQKLLGKRALDGKLNIAGNSDKFESATDAEKSSLQAAWEAYKLQVRSHFPTLSDEEFNAYFKIKDIVRRIRQGIGSIGVERYNVLIEGESEANTDDILLDVKEQTRDAHLSKDAYLKTSVDPDSYLGVLEAMNRSYLIREVSPFKGDYTDKPFKNKEELEQYLIDAAKAYAYASSRLDKVSDELNYRFEERFVTNIVPVWEDLQNFILNAAEDYSHQVAADFALVKEDMRTGKLIDVSTLNELSVDQGSLNPAFNPAITAYSLNVGQAVDSIRITAKATDSQATLSAKGEPYVNGISQSYELSVGKNVIPITVQARNGSSKTYSVTVVRAGDSTSVPPTSSTPSTPSNPTGGTNGDQTGTPTNSGTITANGGSLSLGGVKINVPAGSMESSVISVNKVSQTSNLFTDSTLKLLGDVYEITASKSEDFTKPVTVTLPFDKNKVDFDKSAVGLYWFNEQAKKWVALDNLKVDQMNGTVSGTIDHFTTFAVLVSDKTVTPTPAPGGTKNFTDLEGHWASGSIMDLVELGVIQGYPDNSFRPDNKITRAEFVTLVVKALHLQGSVDKGFADTTSHWAQVAISTAASMGIVNGYSDNTFGPDELVTREQIATMVVRAAQIADSDSNISFSDVNEISDWARSSLTAAITNGLVNGYPDGTLKPKGNTTRAEAATLIQRAIQLTKN; encoded by the coding sequence TTGAAAGACATCAATAAGCGCTGGATGGCGATCGTCCTTTCGACAGTCATGATTGTTCAATCATTCTGGACATTTGCAGGCATAGGATACGCAGCAGCATCACAAGATCTTAACACTAGTAATCTGGCGAAAAACGTGGTCATCAGCCAATTTTACGGAGGTAAGAAAGACGACGTAGTCGACGTGTATGGCAACGACTTTGTAGAACTGTATAATCCGACAGCTGAACCTGTTTCGCTGAACGACTGGTCCATACAATTTGCGGATACCCAAAAGAATAATTGGAAAATAGCTCTGCTGGGTACAACGACTGCCCAGATTCCGGCATATGGCTATTATCTGATTGCGCTTGGCAGCAATGGTAATGTTGGAGAGCAGCTTCCACAGCCGGATGCCAGCGAAACTTCATTCAAACTGGATAATAACAGTGGAAAGCTGGTCTTGTTGAATACAACACAATTGTTGTCGGCGAGCGATCCGATGGCTGATGTTTTACAGGAACATGTGGTTGATTTTGTTGGATATGATGCGGATGCTTATTGGGGAAGTCCGGCTCCACAAGCGGGGAAGAAAAACACAATGCAACGACTGGTGTTCGATCCGATGAACCCGGAGAAAAAAGCTACAGCAGCGGCGTTTCCGAATCGGGGCAATAACTGGGACACCCGAAATAACGGAAATGACTTTGAGAAAATCGCAGGCGCGAAGGCTCGCAATTCAAGCACAACTTCCGCCTATGTCATTCTGAAAAGCAATCAACGTATAGAGATGCAGTCTGCTTCGAGTGTGGATGCTGTACATAACAAAATTACGTTGAATGCATTTGGTGGTTTGGTTAAACAAGGACCATGGACATCCAATGATTTCAGTGTGCTGGGCCTCCCGGCAGGATTCTCTGCTGAAGCCAGTGCGAGCGGTGATCAGATCGAAGTGACCATCACTGGAGACGGTACCGGGAATGTGGTTTCAGAAAGCCTTCTGACATTTGAGATTCATCCTGATGCGTGGGATCAAGTACACAAACCCACCTCATCCTTAACGGTGTATCAAGGGAGCAATACGATAACATTGGCTCCATTCACACCTTCCAATAAGATTGTAGCGACATTGGACTCCTCATCGTCCAACATTCGTATGAACAGTGCGAAGGACTTGAATACCACGATCCAACTCAATCTTAGCGCCGGTGTTCCCGTGAACGGGACACTGGACTCGAATGCTTACAGTGTGACGGGACTCCCTGAAGGAAACTGGAACATCAAGGGTGAGGGCCGTAGCAGTGATCACACGATTACGCTTTCCATTTCGGGTACATCCGCTTCCGCTGTCATGAACACGGTCATGCTGAATGTGACGTTAATGGCTGAGGCTGTGCAGGATACAGACTGGCTGGCTTCGGAAGAGATCAGCGCCCGCCTGCTTCGGTATAGTCAATCGGTTCTTACGGATGAGAATCGAAAACATGTCGTTGAAGACAGCATTATAGCGGACAATACAGGTTTTAATGACTCTGCTACCAAAGAATATAAATATGGAAGTGATGCAATGGGAGCGAACGAATATACTTTCCTGCGCGGAACAAATTCCTTATTTAGGGCTGATCGTGCAGCGGGCCTTATTCCTTCTCCGAATGCAGTAATTCCAGGTTGGAATGAGAAGGATATCCTTACTTACACACAAGGGGATGCCCATATTCAGAATGTGGGAACTTTTAACGATAGTACCAATCAAATGGTGTTTAGTCTGAACGATGTGGATTCTTCCGGAATCGGCAGCTTTTATGATGATCTGATTCGTTTTGTTACAAGTATTTACGTAGTCAAATACGAGAAAGACAGCTCTGCCATTGCCAATTTGCAGGATGCCGATTTCCGGGAAGCATCGAGCGTTTTCCTGGAGACCTACAAGGATACTCTGATCAAGATTAATAGCGAGATAAGTTCCAAAAACACCAAGTTGACCAAAAGCAATGTAACGCCGTATACGAAAGAGGTCATGGACAAAGTCTCCAAAGTATCTTATGAGGAAGCATTGCAAAAATTGCTCGGCAAGCGGGCGCTTGATGGAAAATTAAACATCGCTGGCAATTCCGATAAGTTTGAATCCGCGACGGATGCGGAGAAATCTTCTCTGCAAGCCGCTTGGGAAGCATACAAATTGCAAGTCAGAAGCCATTTCCCGACCTTGAGTGACGAGGAATTCAATGCTTACTTTAAGATAAAGGATATTGTACGCAGAATTCGTCAGGGAATTGGCAGTATTGGGGTTGAACGCTACAATGTGCTAATCGAAGGAGAAAGTGAGGCTAATACGGATGATATTCTGCTCGATGTGAAAGAGCAAACAAGGGACGCTCATTTATCGAAAGATGCCTATCTTAAAACTTCAGTTGATCCCGATTCTTATCTGGGTGTACTCGAAGCAATGAATCGCTCCTATCTGATCAGGGAAGTCTCGCCTTTTAAAGGGGATTACACAGATAAACCATTTAAGAACAAGGAAGAGCTGGAGCAGTACTTGATCGATGCGGCCAAGGCTTACGCTTACGCAAGCTCGCGCTTGGACAAGGTATCCGATGAGTTGAACTACCGTTTCGAAGAACGTTTTGTAACAAATATTGTACCCGTCTGGGAGGATCTGCAGAATTTTATTCTTAATGCAGCGGAGGATTACTCCCATCAGGTTGCAGCGGATTTTGCACTTGTGAAGGAGGATATGCGAACCGGGAAGCTGATCGACGTTTCTACACTGAATGAATTATCCGTTGATCAAGGTTCTCTGAATCCAGCATTTAATCCTGCAATTACGGCGTACAGTCTGAATGTTGGACAAGCTGTAGATTCCATCCGTATTACGGCGAAGGCTACGGATAGTCAGGCGACTTTGTCAGCCAAAGGTGAGCCTTATGTAAACGGAATAAGCCAATCGTATGAGTTATCTGTTGGAAAAAATGTAATTCCAATTACGGTGCAGGCACGTAATGGATCAAGCAAGACTTACAGTGTAACTGTCGTCAGAGCAGGAGATTCCACCTCGGTTCCACCAACGTCTTCGACTCCTTCAACTCCTTCAAATCCAACTGGAGGAACGAATGGTGATCAAACGGGTACTCCTACCAACAGTGGAACGATCACTGCGAATGGTGGATCGTTGAGTCTGGGCGGTGTCAAAATCAATGTGCCAGCCGGATCGATGGAGAGCAGCGTTATTTCCGTAAATAAAGTAAGCCAAACGTCGAATCTGTTCACCGATTCCACATTGAAACTGCTCGGTGATGTCTATGAGATTACGGCAAGCAAGAGCGAGGATTTCACTAAGCCTGTGACTGTCACCTTACCATTTGACAAGAACAAAGTGGACTTTGATAAATCAGCAGTGGGATTGTATTGGTTCAACGAGCAGGCCAAAAAGTGGGTTGCACTTGATAATTTGAAAGTGGATCAAATGAATGGGACTGTATCGGGAACCATTGATCATTTCACCACGTTTGCTGTTCTGGTATCCGATAAAACGGTAACACCAACGCCAGCGCCGGGAGGAACCAAAAACTTCACGGATCTCGAAGGACATTGGGCATCCGGAAGTATTATGGATCTGGTTGAACTTGGTGTGATCCAAGGTTATCCGGACAACAGCTTCAGACCGGATAATAAAATTACTAGAGCCGAATTTGTTACTCTTGTCGTTAAGGCTTTACATTTACAAGGCTCTGTTGACAAAGGATTTGCAGATACCACATCGCATTGGGCGCAAGTCGCGATTTCCACTGCGGCAAGTATGGGCATTGTGAATGGATATAGTGATAACACCTTTGGTCCAGATGAATTGGTGACCCGCGAGCAGATTGCCACAATGGTCGTTCGTGCAGCGCAGATCGCTGATTCAGACAGTAATATCAGCTTCTCCGATGTCAATGAAATCTCTGATTGGGCACGTTCATCACTTACTGCGGCCATTACCAATGGACTTGTTAACGGTTATCCAGACGGAACATTAAAACCGAAAGGTAATACAACTCGTGCAGAAGCGGCTACACTTATCCAAAGAGCTATTCAATTAACAAAAAATTAA
- a CDS encoding DMT family transporter, giving the protein MNWVFLVLAGVFEMIGVLMINKLHKDRNLLSIILLVAGFGLSFLFLSLAMKTLPMGTAYAVWTGIGASGGAMLGMIFYGEPRNALRILFIAMVLGSAVGLKLVS; this is encoded by the coding sequence ATGAACTGGGTATTTCTCGTATTAGCAGGTGTCTTTGAAATGATTGGGGTTCTGATGATTAACAAATTGCACAAAGATCGTAACCTGTTGTCAATCATACTCTTGGTTGCAGGCTTTGGACTAAGCTTTCTTTTCCTATCCCTTGCAATGAAGACTCTTCCAATGGGAACAGCATACGCCGTATGGACGGGAATCGGCGCTTCTGGGGGAGCCATGCTCGGCATGATATTTTATGGAGAGCCTCGAAATGCATTGAGAATTCTGTTTATTGCCATGGTGCTTGGATCAGCAGTTGGGCTAAAGCTGGTGAGTTGA
- a CDS encoding class I SAM-dependent methyltransferase, translating into MPGEQFKNEHHSVPHNHSTDFLSNRGVDVLSLLQPQTGERILDIGSGNGDLTARIAAAGAIPTGIDLSERMVNMAQQKYPGLNVQVKDASQYRTDIPFDAVFSHAAIHWINNPAALTRSIWLALREGGRFVAEFAGSGNVAILITAIKQALKERGYTWAGRNPWYHPTLGEYATLLEQNGFRVTFAQHFDKPAPLKGEEGLRNWLSSFADYFFKGISSADQEAIYQAIVTEVKPYFERKGQWFLDTTRLRIVAIKEAV; encoded by the coding sequence ATGCCTGGTGAACAATTCAAAAATGAGCATCATTCAGTACCTCACAATCATTCAACCGATTTCTTATCTAATCGGGGAGTGGATGTCCTGTCTTTATTGCAGCCGCAAACCGGAGAACGTATTCTGGATATTGGCAGTGGAAACGGTGATTTGACAGCCAGGATCGCAGCTGCCGGTGCGATACCGACAGGAATTGATCTATCGGAGAGAATGGTGAACATGGCCCAACAGAAGTACCCTGGCCTGAATGTTCAAGTGAAAGACGCTTCTCAATATCGGACAGATATACCCTTTGATGCTGTATTCTCACATGCAGCTATACATTGGATCAATAACCCTGCAGCTTTGACTCGATCCATCTGGTTGGCGCTGCGCGAAGGTGGGCGATTCGTAGCTGAATTTGCCGGAAGCGGAAATGTCGCCATCTTGATCACTGCGATAAAACAGGCTTTGAAGGAGCGTGGTTACACGTGGGCAGGACGGAATCCCTGGTATCATCCCACTCTTGGTGAATACGCGACCTTGCTGGAGCAGAACGGCTTCCGTGTCACATTTGCTCAGCATTTTGACAAGCCTGCTCCACTCAAAGGGGAAGAAGGGCTTCGGAATTGGCTAAGCAGTTTCGCTGATTATTTCTTTAAGGGCATTTCCTCCGCAGACCAGGAAGCAATCTATCAAGCCATCGTCACAGAGGTTAAGCCTTACTTTGAGCGGAAAGGTCAATGGTTTCTTGACACAACCCGATTACGTATCGTAGCGATTAAGGAAGCTGTCTGA
- a CDS encoding YczE/YyaS/YitT family protein encodes MQLLITRLFTKNTLNQKVAPFLFGILLLSLGITCMIKADLGVSPFDAVLVGLHNNLGLTVGSWEIIIAVLMILLNSLLIRQKPAFAGVITSFMVGIGIDLWFLLFSVVPAPSFWMHQFLLFAIGLILSGLGTAIYLQAQVYRIPIDHTMLILQALLKKGVFFTRTLIYLCFLLLAISIDGPIGVGTIVTVLLGGPILQMFMNVPKRSTHQL; translated from the coding sequence TTGCAATTATTAATAACAAGACTATTTACCAAAAACACATTGAACCAAAAGGTCGCTCCGTTTCTATTCGGTATACTATTGTTAAGTTTGGGGATCACCTGCATGATCAAAGCCGATTTGGGTGTATCTCCTTTTGATGCAGTTTTGGTTGGATTACACAATAACTTAGGATTAACTGTAGGAAGCTGGGAAATCATTATTGCTGTATTAATGATACTGCTAAATTCTCTGTTAATTAGACAAAAGCCAGCATTTGCTGGCGTGATAACCTCTTTTATGGTGGGGATAGGCATCGACTTGTGGTTTCTTCTGTTTAGTGTTGTTCCTGCTCCATCCTTTTGGATGCATCAATTCCTTCTCTTTGCGATCGGGTTAATTCTTTCGGGACTGGGAACTGCAATTTATTTGCAGGCTCAAGTGTACAGGATCCCCATTGATCATACGATGCTCATACTTCAGGCCCTTCTTAAGAAAGGAGTGTTTTTCACTAGAACATTGATTTATTTGTGTTTCCTGTTGTTAGCCATTTCCATTGATGGTCCCATTGGGGTAGGTACGATCGTAACAGTTCTTTTGGGTGGGCCTATTCTGCAAATGTTCATGAACGTTCCCAAACGATCAACTCACCAGCTTTAG
- a CDS encoding antibiotic biosynthesis monooxygenase family protein, giving the protein MLNKCPKPLYACNDLEQSGGVNDVHSNSRYGRRKVMVLIRWQSEEAWKNWEKSDVHIKGHREKRGQEKPE; this is encoded by the coding sequence ATGTTAAACAAATGTCCCAAGCCATTGTATGCATGTAATGACTTGGAGCAATCAGGAGGCGTAAATGATGTTCATTCAAACTCGCGTTATGGTCGTCGAAAAGTGATGGTGCTGATTCGTTGGCAATCAGAAGAAGCATGGAAGAATTGGGAGAAGAGTGATGTGCATATTAAAGGTCACCGGGAGAAAAGGGGACAGGAGAAACCCGAATAA
- a CDS encoding glycoside hydrolase family 30 protein codes for MKIWKKSALVLLSTFLVTAGSYGSYIPKTAHAAGEQVEVWISTSDPNSEPAVGLRTDARLTKIASKNFSSNSGNADVTITVNENKTYQQMDGFGVSLTDASAWLMNFKLDNNKRAEVMEKLFGNTGIGLSLLRQPIGSSDFAWAAYTYADTPNDTSLSQFTIDRDKAYILPMVKAAIAKNPNIKVMGSPWSAPAWMKYSNNLNGGKLKAEHYGTYANYFKKYIEAYQAEGVPIYAVTLQNEPMYEPSHYPSMGMNVQDQTGFIGDYLGPTLRNAGINTKIIAFDHNFLDWSFPNQVVTNLKNAGKGSYVSGSAFHHYDSGDGSTMTSMHNSHPDKEVWFTEGGFGNWNDPQNGTSSGFDNMMNEFINITRNWSKSIILWNAALDQKDGPALLSPNNTNKGMITIRNSDNRNDAPENNVTYHKQYYLLGHFSKFVVPNAYRIDSNTGSEVKNVAFRNPDGSKVVVAYNSSSSSKNVKIQWGSQSFVVTIPGKSAMTYKWYGNVS; via the coding sequence ATGAAGATATGGAAAAAGAGTGCGTTAGTGTTGCTGTCCACTTTTCTGGTAACTGCGGGTTCATATGGTTCATATATACCCAAGACTGCGCATGCAGCGGGCGAACAGGTGGAGGTATGGATTTCAACTTCAGATCCCAATTCCGAACCAGCAGTAGGCCTCAGAACAGATGCCAGACTCACCAAGATTGCCTCCAAAAACTTCAGCAGCAATTCAGGCAATGCGGATGTGACTATTACCGTCAACGAAAACAAAACGTACCAGCAAATGGATGGTTTTGGCGTGTCTTTAACGGATGCCTCTGCATGGCTCATGAACTTCAAGCTGGATAACAACAAGCGTGCAGAAGTGATGGAGAAGCTGTTTGGCAACACAGGAATAGGTCTTAGTTTATTGAGACAACCGATCGGCAGCTCCGATTTTGCCTGGGCCGCCTACACCTATGCCGATACACCAAATGATACTTCACTCAGCCAATTTACGATTGATCGGGACAAGGCTTACATCCTGCCCATGGTCAAAGCTGCAATTGCCAAGAATCCTAATATCAAAGTAATGGGTTCCCCATGGAGTGCGCCTGCCTGGATGAAATATTCCAACAATCTGAACGGCGGCAAACTAAAAGCAGAGCACTACGGCACATATGCGAATTATTTCAAAAAGTACATTGAAGCTTACCAGGCTGAAGGTGTACCCATCTACGCTGTTACGTTGCAAAACGAGCCAATGTACGAGCCATCCCATTATCCTTCCATGGGTATGAATGTACAGGATCAGACGGGCTTTATCGGCGATTATCTCGGACCAACACTCAGAAATGCCGGAATCAACACCAAAATTATTGCATTTGACCATAACTTCCTGGATTGGAGCTTCCCGAACCAAGTCGTCACAAATCTGAAGAACGCAGGCAAGGGCAGCTACGTATCAGGTAGCGCATTCCACCATTACGACAGTGGGGACGGATCAACAATGACCTCTATGCATAACAGTCATCCGGACAAGGAAGTTTGGTTTACGGAGGGTGGTTTCGGCAACTGGAATGATCCGCAGAATGGTACTTCATCAGGCTTCGATAATATGATGAACGAGTTCATTAATATTACGAGAAACTGGTCTAAATCCATCATTCTCTGGAATGCTGCTCTGGATCAAAAAGACGGTCCAGCCTTGCTTTCACCGAACAATACCAATAAAGGCATGATCACCATCCGCAACTCGGACAACCGTAATGATGCTCCTGAAAATAATGTGACGTATCACAAACAATATTATTTGCTCGGTCACTTTAGCAAATTTGTAGTGCCTAATGCATATCGCATTGACAGTAACACGGGATCTGAAGTTAAAAATGTGGCTTTCCGCAATCCGGACGGTTCCAAAGTCGTTGTCGCCTACAACTCTTCCAGTTCCTCGAAAAATGTGAAGATTCAATGGGGCAGCCAAAGCTTTGTTGTTACTATTCCAGGCAAGTCTGCCATGACGTATAAATGGTATGGAAATGTTTCATAA
- a CDS encoding TetR/AcrR family transcriptional regulator, whose product MTKVDRRIRKSQEAIKAAVIELMSEKNFDDITLQDISDKADVSRGTIYLHYVDKYDLLDKLIDGHIKELSEICHSVADLDWKQSIVPWFTYLEQNYLFFSTMMASKGAAQFRNRLVEFLNEDFKEEVNLSQARKSGLSEDIILQYVVMSYVGVVEWWIKNEMPHPPEVMSEQLGELIKMNLG is encoded by the coding sequence ATGACCAAAGTGGATCGACGAATTCGAAAGTCACAAGAAGCCATCAAAGCGGCCGTGATTGAATTGATGTCAGAAAAAAATTTTGATGATATTACCCTTCAGGACATTTCCGATAAAGCGGACGTAAGTAGAGGCACCATTTACCTCCACTACGTCGACAAGTATGACCTGCTGGATAAGCTCATTGACGGGCATATCAAAGAATTAAGTGAAATTTGTCATTCGGTTGCAGACTTGGATTGGAAACAATCCATCGTTCCCTGGTTTACCTATCTGGAACAGAATTACTTGTTCTTCTCAACGATGATGGCCAGTAAGGGAGCAGCACAATTTCGCAACCGCCTGGTTGAGTTTCTTAATGAGGATTTCAAAGAGGAAGTGAATTTATCTCAGGCCAGAAAATCCGGTTTAAGTGAGGATATCATTCTCCAATATGTAGTCATGTCTTATGTAGGGGTCGTTGAATGGTGGATTAAGAATGAAATGCCCCATCCACCTGAGGTCATGTCTGAGCAATTGGGAGAATTAATCAAGATGAATTTAGGGTAA